The genome window GTGTTCGTACGATATGTCCCGGTTCGGTTGTCCCCGATATTTGTTTTCCCCTCAACGACCATGAGGGGAAAGTTTTTAAATagcaaagaaagaaaaataaaaacacatctgaaagagagaaaaaaaccaCAGCAAAGTAATAACAAACATCATTTGGAAGCTAACCAGCCATCAACGACACCCAGCCACTCTGGCAAACATCAGGTGTTGGGTGTTACTACTATGGCCCCTCCAAATGAGAAAAGCAAGCCCAAGCCCCATAACCCATAACCACAAGCCCACGACACAAAAGTCGGCGTCGCATCCCACTTCCCATTCCGAAACCTAGGTACGTAAAGTACGaggaaagcaaaagaaaaagaaaaacgtCATGTTGGGTATCCTTTTGTCCATGTCTATTCCCTGTAAATGTGTTGTTTGTGTGTTTCGGGAAGACTGACCGTAATTGCCGTATAAAGGTAGTGAGTGTATGCGGTATGCTCGGGTATGGAACGATGAAAAGAAAGCCCCCATTCGCCAATAGATCAAAAGGCAGAGATGAAACCCATTTGAGCAGATGGAACCCGTGGTGGCAATCCAAGGCGCGCTTTCCAGATATACAGAACCAAAACATGGTTTGGTGAAGAATTAAGAGTGCGGAGTAATCGAGGCGCCCGAGGTGTGCAATGTAATGAGCAAAGTGCCTGTCCATGTGGGTAAAGGACCAAAATCTCAACGGAAAAGCGTAGGGCCCAAAAGGGCCGAAGATTAAATCGCAATATCGGTGAAAGGAAGGCAAGGCGAAGAGAAGCTTGGGAATAGACATGACACTATGCCACCGGTAGAGAAGAGTTAGACCTCGTCGGCCTGGTCCTGAATGTTGACCGTCGCGTCTGTCGCGGCAGGTTTGGCATCCGTCTGACCAATCGTCTCCTCGACGGCACTCTCACTAGTGCTTGGCGGACTGCTTGAAGGGCTGTTCGGGCCCATCGTGAGGTTTGGAGTCGGCACCGCCGAGCTCACGTCGACGTGAAGGCCAGGAGAAGTCGGGGCCGTCGACGAAGGTGTGTAGCTGGTGATGGCGTTGTGCAAGCGATCAACTCCGGCAATTTGCTTGCCCGTGCACATCTTCTTGATGGATGCAAGAAGCGGTCTCACCTCATTGACCAGGACATCCCTATCCTGGCCTTGCAGCTCACTGAGGAGGGTTTCTAACTGAGGTTAGCTTTCTGAGTATCACAAGATATTCCGAGGGACTTACGGAGGACGTAGTTGCCGAACTGGTCCTTGGTCAAGGATACCAAGAAAGAGttgccatcatctcctcgGGACATGAAGCGGTCCCTGATGTCGCGCTGTTGGTCAGCCGTACCATGCTTGATGCACTTCTCCACGACGTTGGAGGCGAACTTGTGCTTGGAGAAGATGGGCAGCTGAGACATGACGAGGGCAACCATCTTGGAACGGTCATCGGGAGAGCCATCCGTGATGACATGCTGCGTCACATAGTTGCCGTACTGGTCCATGATCAGCATCTGGGCGCAGCTGTGCAGCTCCTTCATGATGGACTGCTTGTCTGCCTCGTTCCCATGCTCAAGAGCACGCTGGATCACACGGCACCCATACGCATGCGACGACAGTTCGCTGACACGTCCCCTGAAGCAATCGAAAATGAAACCAATGTGTTGCCGAGGCACTGTCTGAATGATCTTCTGGATGACGTGGTTTCCGTTCTGGTCCTTCACGATTGTGAGAATCTCGGGCTCGAGTTCCTTGACCAATTCAGCCTGTTGCTCAACGAGCACGTGCGAAAGAGCCTATTGCTAGTCAGTGCatgaaaacaaaacaagaaagCAGAGAAGCTCACCTTCTGAACAACTCGGCAGGCGTACATCTGCATCGAGAGTTCAACAACCTTGCCCTTCATGGCCGCAGCAAGCACTTGCTTCTGGGCTTGATTCCCATGCTCAAAGAACTTTTGGATGACATAGTTGCCAAACAGATCCTTCATCAGCACGATGGCATTGGGCTCAATCTCATGGAAGACCTGATTCTTGTCATCACTGTTGGCCGTCTCAAGCTTGTTCTGGATGAAGCGAGAGCCGTGCTGGTCACCACTGAACTCCACAATGAAGCCATAGATGTCCTTGAGCTCGAATCGCTTGCTGGACTTGTTCCCAGTCTTGaactcctccagcttcaagCTCCGCACTCCCCTGGCCGGGTCCCGGTCACTGCTTGGGCGAACCGGCGGCACGCCGTTGTGAGCAAATGGATACTGTGGAAGTGGGTATCCCGGAAACTGCATTGGCTGTCTGCCATAGACAGCGTCATAGGGGCCTGGTGCGTACTGTGGGAAGTTGTAATACCCATTCTGGTAGTAAGGTGACTGCGGTGGGAAATGGGACAAGCTGCGCCGGTCCGCTTCAGGCCCCGATCGAAGGTCGCGTGATACCGGTCTTGACCATGAATCGATGGCGGGTGTGAAGCTTCGTGGGCTGTTCAACCCCACGCCAGTCGCACCAGCACGGTACGTGCTACCGGCAGACGAGCTGTGATCAACTCCAGAGCCCCGCCTGTCCAGGGAGATGCTGTTGGAGTAGCTATCCCGCGAGTGTCCAGCCTGGTACCCTTGACCATGATCCCAAGGCTGGGAGCCTGGATTAAGCTGGAAATCCTGCGAGCCGTTACCGAATGACTGCAGATTTCCCAAAGCGTTGGGGCCTCCATTAAGACCAGAACCAATGGCCATGCGTCCCAACCGCTCTGGGAGATCATCATCGGGGATTTGCTGCCCTATGTTGTTGTGGTCGTAACTTCTTGGGTTCTGGCCATGGAAGGACCCGGTTGGCCCGTTCAAAGAGGGACGTTGGGAGTGAATCGAAGTGTGAGGTGTGCCGAAGGGATAGTCGGCATACGGGGCCCCCTGGCCGTGCAAATCATTGTCTGACTGGCCAGAAGTGGAGAGGTGATCCCGCGAGTGCCCATTTCCCAAGAAAGACTGATCTTGCATAGATCGGGAAGTTGGGTACCTGCCGACAGGCTGTTCAGGTTCGCCATTCAGGTTGCTGAAAGAGTTGTCCTTGTCATCGGTGAAGTCAGCATACTGCGACGTATACTTGGGAAAGCCATTCTTGGCATCCTTTGAGCCACCCAAGGCACGTTGTGTCATTGTCTGTGACCCCGAATAGTAAGGCATGCTGCCTGATATGTCATGAAGCTGAACCTCTGAGCGAGTTCGGTTTGGAGATGTCTGACCGGACACGTTGCGGTTCTGCGAGTTATCGTTTGAGTTCCAAGGGCCTCCGGGCCTGCCCCATGGATCGATTTCCGATGCGGATGCCAGCGCACCGGACCCCGAGGGGGTAACAAATCCGTCGTTAGAATCTCCACCGCATGTTAGTTAAGCCTTCTCACGGAGCGCCTGACTGGAAAAACATACCTCTGGCGCCCACAGCCTCCCTGCTCTTCACAAAGCTGTTGCCaatggtgttggtgttggaccAGATGCTGGTGCCGCTTCCCCAGGTGTTTGGCGCCGGAAATGTGTTTGTGATGGGCTGGGAGCTCTTCTCAATACCGTTTGCGCCGTTGCCTGTGGAGCTTGGGGCAAGGTTTGGGAACCTGCTTGGTCGAGTCTAGAAGATCAGTCAGAACGTCAGTACCAGATTCGGGCAGCCATATGCTTCAAAGGCAGGAGCGAATGCGTCTCTCGTATATGGGAAGCAACTTACCGTGCCTGCCATGGTTGTGCCGTTGGTGGATCGCTGTGTGCTAGAAGACGTCATTGCAACCTCGGGGTAAGAGAGGTGGAGATGGCTTTTATGGATTCGCAGAAGAACCGTATTCCTAGTGAATACAGGATCCGCCCGTGATAAGGGAAGCTTGACGGTCGTGGAGCCGTCGTGGTGGCTGCGGGGAAGTCGGCGCCTTTATACGGGGCGCAAACGAGAGTGGAAGCCTGCCCACACAGGTCCGTGGCACTCGAGCGATTGGGGGTCCGAAAGGATAGTGGGCTGTTGCCGATAGCCTTGAATGCAGTAGAAGTGATGCAGCAGTAGAGAATGCCGAGAGAAAAGCGCAAAAGGCTATGTGTGCCGTCTATAGATCATGGATATACACCGTGGGTATCTCGATAAGAAAGTCGCAGTAGACACCAGAGAGGTTGAGCTTCAGAGGCAGGAgcgtcagtcagtcagtcagtcagtcagtcagtcagccAGCGCAAGAGGCATCAGAAGTGGGAAGCAGTTGGAAAAAAGGGCAAGTGGGGGCAGGGTCGGAGAAGTTGTaaggctgatgatgatgggttaccacacacacagccCACTCGCACCCACCCAAGCAAGCACGGCAAAGCTTCAGGTAATTGTATAATTGTCCACCTGAAGCCGGAGCCGAGAGGCCAAGGGAACGGCGAGGACAAAAGGTAAAGAGCAGGAGAACCTGAGCTGGCGGCGAATTGTACTGTGTTGCAGACGGGTGTGCAACATGCAAGCACTTACCGCACGTTATTAATTGGCTTCTCTAACCCGCCGATACACGTCCTCTCTCCCTCACAAGCTCTCTCGGGTTGCGCGGGGACGGGGGCAGCCTGTGCTGTCGTTTATGCACCGGATTCCGGCGGCCAGCGAATAGGTGCTGTTGCGGCCGTCGTCGGTCATATGTGTGTACGGAAGACGGGACGGTGGGTGGGCGGTCGCTCGCTCGCTCGAAACTATCTGATTGTCTTGGTATCCGGAGCTGtgggtgggtaggtaggtagttaAAGCTACCGTAGGTAttcgggaggaggaggaatggCCAGGTTAGGTTAGGTTAGGCTAGGCAAGGTAAAGCAGGTCGGCAGGACGAGGCAGAGGGTGGGGCGAGTTTGCGAGTTTGCGAGTTAACGGGGGAAGAGTCGAGGAGGCTGCTCTGCTAAGAAGTAGTAAAGTGAATGGCGGTGTTTTGGACTTGTGTGGTCGAGGAATGGATGCGATGGTGCTCGGTGGAATGTAGCCAGACCCAGGGATGGCTCTGGTGCGGAGGATGGGCGAGCCACGGGCAGAAGCCAAAAGCGGGTCGGGGAGGGGCCCTGCTTTTGCTGCTTGGTGCCAGGTGCTGGGTGCTGGGTGGGTGTGGGTTGATctgggatgagatggagatggggattCGCGACGGGGGTTGGAGGGATTGGCCTTGATGCGCGGCGTTGAGACGAAAGGAGAACGGGCGGACAGGGCTCCAGTGCAGGGCTTGCAGGGCAGTTTTGGCGGTTTTGCGGGTGTTGCGCAGGAGAAGCTCCCAGCTACGACAAGGGAGGAGTGGGGAACGCTAAGATCTTAGCGGAGTCGAGTCAACCCTGTGGCTCCTTTTTTTAGGGCGCTACCGACCACCCGACGGCAGGGGAGGGGTccagtcttttttttttttcctttgacGTCGCTCGTTGCTCCTGTTGCTCTCTGTTGCTGCAGGTCACGATGCACGCGATCAACTTCAGACGGTTATTACTTCATGGTGGTCTAttggggtttgggtgtgATATGCCAGCTGCTTCGTGTAGATAGAGATGGGAGCGTCAATCTACCTATCTTATCAGGTAGGCCAAAGAGAGCTATCCATATCCATATCCATATCCATATCCATATCCTCTAGACGGGACCTCAAAAGTTGCTCTACGTCGTCGATCGTTGCTCCCACCCGCGATTAAGTAGAGATAGTT of Podospora pseudopauciseta strain CBS 411.78 chromosome 7 map unlocalized CBS411.78m_7, whole genome shotgun sequence contains these proteins:
- the PUF3 gene encoding mRNA binding protein puf3 (COG:J; EggNog:ENOG503NVGT), translating into MTSSSTQRSTNGTTMAGTTRPSRFPNLAPSSTGNGANGIEKSSQPITNTFPAPNTWGSGTSIWSNTNTIGNSFVKSREAVGARDSNDGFVTPSGSGALASASEIDPWGRPGGPWNSNDNSQNRNVSGQTSPNRTRSEVQLHDISGSMPYYSGSQTMTQRALGGSKDAKNGFPKYTSQYADFTDDKDNSFSNLNGEPEQPVGRYPTSRSMQDQSFLGNGHSRDHLSTSGQSDNDLHGQGAPYADYPFGTPHTSIHSQRPSLNGPTGSFHGQNPRSYDHNNIGQQIPDDDLPERLGRMAIGSGLNGGPNALGNLQSFGNGSQDFQLNPGSQPWDHGQGYQAGHSRDSYSNSISLDRRGSGVDHSSSAGSTYRAGATGVGLNSPRSFTPAIDSWSRPVSRDLRSGPEADRRSLSHFPPQSPYYQNGYYNFPQYAPGPYDAVYGRQPMQFPGYPLPQYPFAHNGVPPVRPSSDRDPARGVRSLKLEEFKTGNKSSKRFELKDIYGFIVEFSGDQHGSRFIQNKLETANSDDKNQVFHEIEPNAIVLMKDLFGNYVIQKFFEHGNQAQKQVLAAAMKGKVVELSMQMYACRVVQKALSHVLVEQQAELVKELEPEILTIVKDQNGNHVIQKIIQTVPRQHIGFIFDCFRGRVSELSSHAYGCRVIQRALEHGNEADKQSIMKELHSCAQMLIMDQYGNYVTQHVITDGSPDDRSKMVALVMSQLPIFSKHKFASNVVEKCIKHGTADQQRDIRDRFMSRGDDGNSFLVSLTKDQFGNYVLQTLLSELQGQDRDVLVNEVRPLLASIKKMCTGKQIAGVDRLHNAITSYTPSSTAPTSPGLHVDVSSAVPTPNLTMGPNSPSSSPPSTSESAVEETIGQTDAKPAATDATVNIQDQADEV